The Siniperca chuatsi isolate FFG_IHB_CAS linkage group LG7, ASM2008510v1, whole genome shotgun sequence genome includes a window with the following:
- the LOC122879621 gene encoding claudin-4-like, with the protein MVSAGFQMMGIALCIIGWIGAIIVCALPQWKVTAFIGQNIVTAQTTWEGIWMTCVVQSTGQMQCKVYDSMLALSSDLQAARALIIISILVGIFGILLAIAGGKCTNCVEDESSKAKVGVASGVVFIIAGVMCLIPVCWTANSIVRDFYNPLLMSSQKMELGAALFIGWGAAALLILGGALLCANCPRNDNHSAKYSAPRSTAPKDYV; encoded by the coding sequence ATGGTGTCGGCTGGCTTTCAGATGATGGGCATTGCCCTGTGCATTATTGGCTGGATTGGGGCCATCATTGTCTGCGCCCTGCCCCAATGGAAAGTGACGGCCTTCATCGGCCAGAACATTGTCACCGCTCAAACCACTTGGGAGGGCATCTGGATGACATGTGTGGTCCAGAGCACAGGCCAGATGCAGTGCAAGGTTTATGACTCGATGCTGGCCCTTTCCAGTGACCTCCAGGCTGCCCGCGCCCTCATCATCATCTCTATCCTGGTTGGCATCTTCGGCATCCTCCTGGCCATCGCAGGGGGCAAATGCACCAACTGTGTGGAGGATGAGAGCTCCAAAGCCAAAGTCGGCGTGGCATCTGGTGTGGTCTTCATCATTGCCGGTGTTATGTGCCTCATACCCGTGTGCTGGACAGCAAACTCCATCGTAAGGGACTTCTACAACCCGTTACTGATGAGCTCTCAGAAAATGGAGCTTGGAGCTGCACTCTTCATCGGCTGGGGGGCCGCAGCCCTCCTCATCCTGGGTGGTGCACTCCTCTGTGCCAACTGCCCTCGCAATGATAACCACTCTGCTAAGTACTCAGCTCCCCGTTCAACTGCACCTAAGGACTACGTCTGA